In a single window of the Papaver somniferum cultivar HN1 chromosome 8, ASM357369v1, whole genome shotgun sequence genome:
- the LOC113306088 gene encoding uncharacterized protein LOC113306088: protein MNKALHWIWRYGSEKFSLWRRIINQKFGGAEDAFLPALTRNSICHSVWKGILKAREFVKAGTVLNIGSGACMYFWDDVWIGEFPLKQLFPSLFVIARQKHALISELISSEGAWILNFSRNLNDQEMLEVANLLQIIGDPSRLVNEDSRQ from the coding sequence ATGAACAAGGCTTTACACTGGATTTGGAGATATGGCTCAGAGAAATTTTCTCTATGGAGAAGAATTATAAACCAAAAATTTGGAGGTGCGGAAGATGCTTTTCTGCCTGCTTTGACAAGAAACTCTATCTGTCATAGTGTGTGGAAAGGAATCTTGAAAGCTAGAGAGTTTGTAAAAGCTGGTACTGTGTTGAATATTGGTTCTGGTGCGTGTATGTACTTCTGGGATGATGTGTGGATTGGAGAATTCCCTCTGAAGCAGCTCTTTCCTTCTCTCTTTGTTATTGCAAGACAGAAACATGCATTGATAAGTGAATTGATATCATCTGAAGGTGCTTGGATTTTAAATTTCTCTAGGAATTTAAATGATCAAGAGATGTTGGAGGTGGCAAACTTATTACAGATTA